Proteins found in one Candidatus Zixiibacteriota bacterium genomic segment:
- a CDS encoding VCBS repeat-containing protein: MRRLAWLAILLWLAAFCSNAIAGILWFRDLSAPSFGSAAVGDIDSDSLLEIVFGTYFNDERIHALNAEDGSSHWFYDTGGCNDASPAIADVDEDGLLDVIVPASSPCRIYCFDGATGSVKWSFPTGSSSIDSPPAVADVDNDGRPEVIFGTFYGNVYCLNGEDGGQRWLKNLGTNSYIQSEPAILDLDGDSLLDVVVAQWAGDNRVYALKGSDGSELWHSDLPNDYMYHGASFADLDGDGRPELVIGCYDNNVYCLNGENGSLAWQYPAPYYVGAPTSLADLNNDGNLEVAIVSYNDLIVLSHQGSRLWNYVAGGNAFRGAAIADMDGDDTLDVCFGADDGIVRVLSGSTGQVIYSQDLKAHYGRTFEIDHAPVLADFNGDGRLDLFVVGGYGTSSSPSQNHGRAYALSVGDGGGAGWAMFRHDLRHSGRFIPPPLPPAYVCGDADGSGAISISDAVYLINYIFAGGPAPNPLLAGDADCNGLVTISDAVYLINYIFAGGPEPC; the protein is encoded by the coding sequence ATGAGACGTCTTGCTTGGCTCGCCATCCTCTTGTGGCTAGCAGCATTCTGCAGCAATGCGATCGCCGGTATTCTCTGGTTCCGCGATCTGTCGGCGCCGTCGTTTGGATCGGCTGCGGTCGGAGATATTGACTCCGACAGTCTGCTCGAAATTGTCTTCGGCACCTATTTCAACGACGAACGAATCCACGCGCTCAACGCCGAAGACGGCAGCTCCCACTGGTTTTACGACACCGGAGGCTGCAACGACGCCTCGCCAGCTATTGCCGATGTCGACGAGGATGGTCTGCTTGACGTCATTGTACCGGCTTCATCTCCCTGTCGAATCTACTGTTTCGATGGCGCAACGGGGAGCGTGAAGTGGTCATTTCCGACCGGGAGCAGTTCGATTGATTCGCCACCGGCGGTGGCTGATGTCGACAATGACGGACGCCCCGAAGTCATCTTCGGGACTTTCTATGGAAATGTCTACTGCCTCAATGGTGAGGATGGCGGCCAGCGTTGGCTAAAGAACTTGGGCACGAACAGTTACATTCAATCGGAGCCGGCGATTCTTGATCTCGACGGTGACAGCCTGCTTGACGTCGTTGTCGCGCAGTGGGCGGGGGACAACCGCGTGTATGCTCTGAAAGGGAGCGACGGATCGGAGTTGTGGCATTCGGATCTGCCGAACGACTACATGTACCACGGCGCGTCATTCGCCGACTTGGATGGTGACGGCAGGCCGGAGTTGGTGATCGGTTGTTACGACAACAATGTTTATTGCTTGAATGGTGAGAATGGCTCACTCGCGTGGCAATACCCGGCACCCTATTACGTCGGTGCGCCAACCTCATTGGCGGATCTGAATAACGACGGCAATCTTGAAGTAGCTATAGTCTCCTACAACGATTTGATTGTGCTTTCGCATCAAGGGAGTCGCCTGTGGAACTACGTAGCAGGGGGCAACGCATTCCGCGGCGCTGCCATTGCCGACATGGATGGTGACGACACCCTCGACGTGTGTTTCGGCGCCGATGACGGGATTGTTCGGGTGCTAAGCGGATCGACCGGACAGGTAATCTACTCGCAGGACCTTAAGGCGCACTATGGGCGGACATTCGAAATTGACCACGCACCGGTACTCGCGGATTTTAACGGTGACGGCAGGCTGGACCTTTTTGTTGTCGGCGGCTACGGCACGTCATCGAGTCCCAGTCAGAATCACGGACGTGCCTATGCGCTATCCGTGGGAGACGGCGGCGGGGCCGGCTGGGCGATGTTTCGTCACGACCTGCGTCACAGTGGGCGCTTCATACCGCCGCCACTGCCGCCAGCCTACGTTTGCGGCGATGCTGACGGCTCTGGTGCCATCTCGATCTCCGACGCGGTCTACCTGATCAACTACATCTTTGCCGGCGGCCCGGCACCGAATCCGCTGCTTGCCGGTGACGCTGACTGCAATGGCTTAGTGACGATTTCGGACGCGGTCTACTTAATCAATTACATTTTTGCCGGTGGACCGGAGCCGTGTTAG
- a CDS encoding Glu/Leu/Phe/Val dehydrogenase: MTAISYNAFVHAQAQVDRIAALLGIDDPVRQLIRRPLREYSFSIPVRIDNGESMVFQGFRIQHNDALGPCKGGIRFHPQETLDGIRALAMWNTWKSAIVNVPLGGSMGGVVCDPRFLSANVQEKICRGWIRQMSRSAGPHLDIPEPDVMTNAQHMLWMLDEFESVHYGRFPGSVTGKPVTFGGSCGAREATGFGMIFMLREALKELDLKFSDTTAAVQGFGNVARHAVNQYAKCGGTVLAIACLDQQEKQPHTFRKRDGIKYEELALLSDQFGNIDKSRAAALGYEVLPGNAWLRESVDILLPAAFEYQITAANVTDIGDRVRVIIEGANGPVAPDADQILADRGLLVIPDTVANSGGVISSYFEQVQSNANHYWTEDEVFGKLDFKMTGVFHEVYETSVRRRLSMRDAALCIGIGRVADACRERGWV, from the coding sequence ATGACCGCCATCAGCTACAACGCGTTTGTGCACGCCCAAGCGCAAGTCGATCGGATTGCCGCGCTGCTTGGAATTGACGATCCGGTTCGTCAGTTGATTCGACGCCCCCTGCGCGAGTATTCCTTCTCCATTCCGGTCCGCATCGACAACGGCGAGAGCATGGTGTTTCAGGGTTTCCGAATCCAGCATAACGACGCCCTTGGTCCCTGCAAAGGCGGAATTCGCTTCCATCCGCAGGAGACACTGGATGGTATCAGGGCTCTGGCGATGTGGAATACCTGGAAATCGGCGATCGTGAATGTTCCTCTCGGCGGTTCAATGGGTGGGGTCGTCTGTGATCCCCGGTTTCTCAGCGCCAATGTCCAGGAGAAGATCTGTCGCGGATGGATCCGGCAGATGTCGCGGTCGGCCGGTCCACATCTCGATATCCCCGAACCCGATGTCATGACCAATGCCCAACATATGCTGTGGATGCTCGACGAATTTGAGTCGGTTCACTATGGCCGATTTCCCGGTTCCGTCACAGGCAAACCGGTTACTTTCGGAGGTTCATGCGGGGCTCGCGAGGCTACGGGATTCGGCATGATCTTCATGTTGCGCGAGGCACTCAAGGAACTGGATCTAAAGTTTTCTGATACAACGGCGGCCGTACAGGGATTCGGCAACGTCGCGCGCCACGCTGTGAATCAGTACGCAAAGTGCGGGGGCACAGTTCTGGCGATCGCGTGTCTGGACCAACAGGAGAAACAGCCCCACACATTCAGAAAAAGGGACGGCATCAAATATGAAGAACTCGCTCTTCTATCCGATCAGTTTGGCAATATCGATAAAAGTCGCGCAGCGGCCCTCGGTTATGAAGTACTCCCCGGCAATGCCTGGTTACGGGAATCGGTAGATATTCTGTTGCCCGCCGCCTTCGAGTATCAGATAACAGCGGCCAATGTCACAGATATCGGCGACCGGGTTCGAGTCATCATTGAAGGCGCCAATGGTCCCGTAGCACCGGATGCCGACCAGATTCTGGCCGACCGCGGCTTGTTGGTGATTCCGGACACTGTGGCCAATTCTGGAGGAGTCATTTCCAGCTACTTCGAGCAGGTCCAGAGTAACGCCAACCACTACTGGACTGAGGATGAAGTCTTCGGCAAGCTGGACTTCAAGATGACTGGAGTCTTTCACGAAGTCTATGAAACGAGTGTGCGCCGGCGCTTGAGTATGCGCGATGCGGCTCTCTGCATCGGCATCGGTCGCGTAGCCGATGCCTGCCGCGAGCGCGGCTGGGTATGA
- a CDS encoding sensor histidine kinase — translation MAKDSKGKRLLEQSLHAQSHALAERVKELEAIHTVSDLFEAKNLELSEIFQKIVNILPAAWQYPEFACSRISLKNRTYQNPSFREPRWRIQQPIVVNDEQIGTLEVGYLEPLPDGTEPEFLVEEKDLLITVAHRLSEAYSLKESQLQLSTYQQHLRSLASELTLAEERERRQLALHLHDSIGQSLALTKLKLETLRHVLPETHKERVEDILVLLQQIIVETRSITAKISPPILYELSFYQAIVWLCDHFKKQHALAVEVVGTDQNIPLGEGVRVMLFRSIQELLTNTLKHAKATEVRVYLQHEESAVHVCIADNGVGFGSELQQQYPSASGGFGIFSIRERLAYLGGRLVIDSSPGKGARVHLWVPVGEWDRD, via the coding sequence GTGGCGAAGGACAGCAAGGGCAAGCGATTGTTGGAGCAGAGTCTGCACGCGCAGTCACACGCTCTGGCTGAGCGAGTGAAGGAACTCGAGGCGATTCACACGGTATCGGACCTGTTTGAGGCCAAGAATCTGGAATTGAGTGAGATCTTCCAGAAGATCGTGAATATTCTACCGGCCGCCTGGCAGTACCCCGAATTTGCCTGCTCCCGTATCAGTCTGAAAAACCGTACCTACCAGAACCCCAGCTTCCGCGAGCCGCGCTGGCGGATTCAGCAACCGATAGTTGTCAACGACGAGCAAATCGGCACGCTGGAAGTGGGATATCTTGAACCGTTGCCTGACGGCACCGAGCCCGAGTTTCTTGTTGAGGAAAAAGACCTCCTGATCACAGTGGCGCACCGCCTATCTGAAGCGTACTCGCTGAAGGAATCGCAACTCCAGCTGTCAACGTACCAGCAGCACTTGCGCTCATTGGCCTCCGAATTGACTCTGGCGGAGGAACGCGAGCGCCGGCAATTGGCGCTACATCTACACGACAGTATCGGTCAAAGTCTGGCGTTGACTAAGCTCAAGTTGGAGACGCTGCGGCACGTGCTTCCCGAGACACACAAGGAACGAGTCGAAGACATCCTGGTGCTTCTTCAACAGATCATCGTCGAAACCCGTTCGATCACTGCCAAGATCAGCCCGCCCATCCTGTACGAGCTGAGTTTCTACCAGGCGATCGTATGGCTGTGCGATCACTTCAAGAAGCAGCACGCGCTGGCGGTCGAAGTTGTCGGTACTGACCAGAACATCCCTCTCGGAGAAGGAGTGCGCGTGATGCTCTTTCGTTCGATACAAGAGCTTCTTACCAATACCTTGAAACATGCCAAAGCAACCGAGGTGCGTGTCTACCTCCAGCACGAGGAGAGTGCCGTCCATGTCTGTATAGCCGACAACGGTGTGGGTTTTGGGTCGGAGCTGCAACAGCAGTATCCCTCGGCTAGCGGCGGGTTTGGGATCTTCAGTATCCGGGAACGGCTGGCGTATTTAGGCGGACGGTTAGTCATCGACTCCAGCCCCGGCAAAGGCGCGCGGGTCCACTTGTGGGTGCCGGTCGGGGAGTGGGACAGAGACTGA
- a CDS encoding response regulator transcription factor — translation MKILLADNHRLFCEGLRVLLEKQPHMEIVGEANNGRMAVRLCRELSPDLVVIDVGMPELNGIEATRQIRAEMPGIRVLAVSMHADRQYVAGMLSAGASGYVLKDSAFTELSEAIRIVTRGGRYLSPSIVDIVVEDYAQRLSPALGSALQKLSAREREVLQMIAEGHATADIAAKLHVSKKTVETHRKNLMLKLEIKNVAGLTKFAIREGLISLDLPDDEPA, via the coding sequence ATGAAGATACTCTTAGCGGATAACCACAGACTGTTCTGCGAGGGCCTCCGGGTACTGCTGGAAAAACAGCCGCATATGGAGATCGTCGGTGAAGCCAACAACGGTCGCATGGCGGTTCGCCTTTGTCGGGAGCTGTCCCCCGATCTGGTGGTGATTGATGTGGGCATGCCGGAGTTGAACGGGATCGAAGCCACTCGCCAGATCCGTGCTGAAATGCCCGGCATCAGAGTTCTGGCCGTGTCAATGCATGCTGATCGACAGTATGTTGCCGGCATGCTTTCCGCCGGCGCATCCGGGTACGTGCTGAAGGACAGCGCTTTTACCGAACTGAGCGAAGCAATCAGGATTGTGACGCGGGGCGGTCGGTATTTGAGCCCCAGCATTGTCGACATCGTCGTCGAGGACTACGCGCAACGCTTGTCACCGGCGCTCGGTTCGGCCCTGCAGAAGCTGTCCGCGCGCGAGCGCGAGGTTTTGCAGATGATCGCCGAAGGTCATGCCACCGCCGATATTGCTGCGAAGCTTCACGTGAGTAAGAAGACGGTTGAGACTCACCGCAAGAACCTGATGCTCAAGCTTGAGATCAAAAATGTCGCCGGGCTGACCAAGTTTGCAATCCGCGAAGGGTTGATCTCGCTCGACTTACCCGACGACGAGCCGGCTTGA